The nucleotide window CTGACCAGCTCGAGATTGTCACCGAACGGTGTGAAGGCGAGCCCGGTCACCTCCGCCGAGTGCCGGGTCTGGATCAGCGCGCTGAGCTCGCCGTCGCGGATCCAGTCGGTGGGTTCGACCGGTGCGCCGTTGTCGAAGGTCGATGACATCCGGCTCGATGCCGGGCAGACGACAAACGGCGCCGCCTCCTGTCCGGGCATCGCGGGGTCGGAACGCAGCGTGATCGGCCGATCCGTGAGTCGCTCACCGACCCGGGTGCCTCCGCCGGGTTTCGAGTACACCGACTGCCCTTCGTGCGCGTCGAGTGCGCCCGAGCTCCAGTAGGCGTAGATCAGCAGGTCGGCAATGGCGCTCGGGGGAAGGACGGTGTCGTAGCGCCCGGCATCAAGAGCCTGCCGGCGCTCGCCCCACGCGAGCCGTTTCGCGACGTCGGCCTCCAGGCCGGCGAGATCGATCGTCCCGATCTCGCTGGCGCCCTGCCCGCTCCACGCCGACCGCGAGCCGTCCGACGAGCGGCCGGTCAGCTCGACCCGCACCTTCGGCTGCACGTGCCGGCGCCTCAGCCCGGTTGACGATCCCAGGTACGTCGTCGAGACCGAGTGCTCGGCGTACCCGTACCGGCCCTGGCCGGCATCGCGGGCAGCGCCGAAGATCTCGCCCAACCACGCCGCCAGCCCGGCCAGCTCGCCGACCGGCGCCTCGATGCCGGGCTGGTCCCAATCGCCGTCCGTGCCACCCGCGACCAGCGGGGCCGCATCGTCGGCGACCGACGACGAGCGGGCCGCGGCCTCGGCCGCCTCGACGAGTTTCGCCGCACCGTCCGCGTCGATGACATTGCGGCTCACGGAGGCCGACTGCGTGCCGTCGGCGGTCTCGACGTTGGCGACCACGGTCAGCCCGACCGTTTGGGTGACGCCGTTGGTCGTCAGCGTGTTGTTGGCCCAGCGCAGGTTCGCCGCGGC belongs to Mycobacteriales bacterium and includes:
- a CDS encoding metallopeptidase TldD-related protein, encoding MSTSISPQELVERALAASTADGCVVIAEHDAAANLRWANNTLTTNGVTQTVGLTVVANVETADGTQSASVSRNVIDADGAAKLVEAAEAAARSSSVADDAAPLVAGGTDGDWDQPGIEAPVGELAGLAAWLGEIFGAARDAGQGRYGYAEHSVSTTYLGSSTGLRRRHVQPKVRVELTGRSSDGSRSAWSGQGASEIGTIDLAGLEADVAKRLAWGERRQALDAGRYDTVLPPSAIADLLIYAYWSSGALDAHEGQSVYSKPGGGTRVGERLTDRPITLRSDPAMPGQEAAPFVVCPASSRMSSTFDNGAPVEPTDWIRDGELSALIQTRHSAEVTGLAFTPFGDNLELVSPEGSGSIDDLVARTERGLLLTCLWYIREVDPQTLLLTGLTRDGVFLIEGGEVTGAVNNFRFNESPIGMLKRISEVARTTDTLAREFGDYFTRTRMPALKIADFNMSSVSQAS